In the genome of Halobacterium noricense, one region contains:
- a CDS encoding DUF6517 family protein gives MNRRRFLGAAGVVGLGALAGCSSAVGSVAPPSVPEDQLSEGGWTQTNESEETVFEQSYGPVTVTAKSTSVTYEDEALAAAIREKALGQVDGTLAIYSASHINFSPDLNNLPGGAGRSELLSEVESAAESQFEQRMRDNGLENVTKTGETEFQTDSGASPGISTFRGEFPVGTMEYEASEETFTIDAGAIEVAGDLAVWNEDDYVVVAGGAYPGENFTTTTEKELSEAISVTVDVDLGLTPSEYQSEVRGLMAATE, from the coding sequence ATGAATCGACGCAGATTCCTCGGCGCCGCCGGCGTGGTTGGGCTCGGCGCGCTCGCGGGCTGTTCGAGCGCGGTCGGCTCCGTCGCGCCGCCGTCCGTCCCAGAGGACCAGCTCTCCGAAGGCGGGTGGACGCAGACGAACGAGAGCGAGGAGACTGTCTTCGAGCAGAGCTACGGCCCCGTGACGGTCACCGCGAAGTCCACGTCCGTGACCTACGAGGACGAGGCGCTCGCCGCCGCCATCCGCGAGAAGGCCCTCGGGCAAGTCGACGGCACGCTCGCCATCTACTCGGCGTCACACATCAACTTCTCCCCGGACCTCAACAACCTCCCGGGCGGCGCCGGCCGCTCGGAGCTGCTCTCGGAGGTCGAGTCCGCCGCCGAGTCCCAGTTCGAGCAGCGGATGCGGGACAACGGCCTGGAGAACGTCACGAAGACCGGCGAGACGGAGTTCCAGACGGATTCGGGAGCCAGCCCCGGCATCAGCACGTTCCGCGGCGAGTTCCCGGTCGGCACGATGGAGTACGAAGCCAGCGAGGAGACGTTCACCATCGACGCGGGTGCCATCGAGGTCGCGGGCGACCTCGCGGTGTGGAACGAGGACGACTACGTGGTCGTCGCGGGCGGCGCGTACCCCGGTGAGAACTTCACGACGACCACCGAGAAAGAGCTCTCCGAAGCCATCTCGGTGACCGTCGACGTCGACCTCGGGCTCACCCCCAGCGAGTACCAGAGCGAGGTCCGCGGGCTGATGGCGGCGACAGAATGA
- a CDS encoding DUF7114 family protein gives MEEAEQARAATRDAVADIEPDGLRVVIDDHVASSSMLPGVLTMLSARVVDGSVDDDAVTRRAAGVQLIYEGLRTTRDLVTEEPWADTDEQDPSDDLDVLAADVLVARGFRLLARTEAAGHAVQTVREFGRQQTDEQEGRTSASRSLESNVFELAAIAGGTAAGGETPVALRQYVVGLADNAAVPLPGAGDALPEEVEDVMARVGSRQGDERVSPTSTADR, from the coding sequence ATGGAGGAGGCCGAGCAGGCGCGGGCTGCCACCCGGGACGCCGTCGCGGACATCGAACCCGACGGCCTCCGGGTGGTCATCGACGACCACGTCGCGTCGTCCTCGATGCTCCCCGGCGTACTCACGATGCTGAGCGCCCGCGTCGTCGACGGCTCAGTCGACGACGACGCGGTGACGCGACGAGCGGCGGGCGTCCAGCTCATCTACGAGGGACTGCGCACGACGCGGGACCTCGTCACCGAGGAGCCGTGGGCGGACACCGACGAACAGGACCCTAGCGACGACCTCGACGTGCTCGCTGCGGACGTGCTCGTCGCGCGTGGCTTCCGGCTGCTCGCGCGCACCGAGGCCGCCGGGCACGCGGTCCAGACAGTCCGCGAGTTCGGCCGCCAACAGACCGACGAACAGGAGGGGCGGACGTCGGCGTCGCGCTCGCTTGAATCGAACGTCTTCGAACTCGCGGCCATCGCGGGCGGCACCGCGGCGGGCGGCGAGACGCCGGTCGCGCTCCGCCAGTACGTCGTCGGCCTCGCGGACAACGCGGCCGTCCCGCTGCCGGGCGCGGGCGACGCGCTCCCCGAGGAAGTCGAGGACGTGATGGCGAGAGTCGGCAGCCGGCAGGGGGACGAACGGGTCAGCCCGACGTCGACTGCGGACCGCTGA
- the rdgB gene encoding RdgB/HAM1 family non-canonical purine NTP pyrophosphatase: MRTLRFVTTNPGKVGEAEQYLADIYDVTQHDYDYTEIQSDALADIAARGAEDAYEAQDADVPIIVDDAGLFVRALDGFPGPYSSYVEDTLGIERVWDLAEDLEDRRGAFRCTVAYTDGDVTETFSGAVQGTIVAPRGEGGFGYDPIFEHDGETFAEMDTERKNALSHRGRALAKLADWLAERQD, translated from the coding sequence ATGCGCACGCTCCGGTTCGTGACGACGAACCCCGGGAAGGTCGGGGAGGCCGAACAGTATCTCGCGGACATCTACGACGTCACCCAGCACGACTACGACTACACCGAGATTCAGAGCGACGCGCTCGCCGACATCGCCGCGCGCGGCGCGGAGGACGCCTACGAGGCCCAGGACGCCGACGTCCCCATCATCGTCGACGACGCCGGCCTCTTCGTTCGCGCGCTCGACGGATTCCCGGGCCCGTACTCCTCCTACGTCGAGGACACGCTCGGTATCGAGCGCGTCTGGGACCTCGCCGAAGACCTAGAGGACCGTCGCGGCGCGTTCCGCTGTACGGTCGCGTACACGGACGGCGACGTGACCGAGACGTTCTCCGGGGCCGTGCAGGGCACCATCGTCGCGCCGCGCGGCGAGGGCGGGTTCGGCTACGACCCGATCTTCGAGCACGACGGCGAGACGTTCGCGGAGATGGACACCGAGCGGAAGAACGCGCTCAGCCACCGCGGTCGCGCGCTCGCGAAACTCGCCGACTGGCTCGCGGAACGCCAGGACTGA
- a CDS encoding glutathione S-transferase N-terminal domain-containing protein, translating to MLELYQSEGCPHCAKVREKLSELGVSYVTHNPRLPGGAGGDVTNEQTYEELQNGGEDQIPYLVDTAREEALYESDDIVDYLDEHYT from the coding sequence ATGCTGGAACTGTACCAGTCCGAAGGCTGCCCGCACTGCGCGAAAGTCCGCGAGAAGCTCTCGGAGCTCGGCGTCTCCTACGTCACCCACAACCCACGGCTTCCGGGTGGCGCGGGTGGCGACGTCACGAACGAACAGACCTACGAGGAACTCCAGAACGGCGGCGAGGACCAGATTCCGTACCTCGTCGACACCGCCCGCGAGGAAGCGCTCTACGAGAGCGACGACATCGTCGACTACCTCGACGAACACTACACCTGA
- a CDS encoding dihydrodipicolinate synthase family protein — protein MNGLGVPLMTPFDGTGSVDHDALAALAAWVTDEGADFLVPCGSNSEVELLTAGERAADAGADGSLVVTPFYYDHDQADLAAYYREVAEQSALPVYLYSVPAYTSVELAPRTVESLATHPNIAGMKDSAGDLAAFQRTREYTAGADFELFVGSGGVFAAALDAGGDGGILAVANVVPERADEIAELHTAGKDEAARDVNRRILDLNHAVTAEYGVPGLKAAMRSRDRPAGTVRSPHRPVDDDAAAELAALVGEALP, from the coding sequence ATGAATGGACTCGGTGTGCCACTGATGACGCCCTTCGACGGGACCGGGAGTGTCGACCACGACGCGCTGGCGGCCCTCGCGGCGTGGGTGACCGACGAGGGGGCCGACTTCCTCGTGCCCTGCGGGTCGAACAGCGAGGTCGAACTGCTCACCGCCGGCGAGCGCGCGGCCGACGCGGGGGCGGACGGCTCGCTCGTCGTGACGCCGTTCTACTACGACCACGACCAGGCCGACCTCGCCGCCTACTACCGGGAGGTCGCCGAGCAGTCGGCGCTCCCGGTGTACCTCTACAGCGTCCCCGCGTACACGAGCGTGGAGCTCGCGCCGCGGACTGTCGAATCACTGGCGACGCACCCGAATATTGCGGGTATGAAAGACTCCGCGGGCGATCTCGCGGCGTTCCAGCGCACCCGGGAGTACACCGCCGGCGCCGACTTCGAGCTGTTCGTCGGGAGCGGCGGCGTGTTCGCGGCCGCACTCGACGCGGGCGGGGACGGCGGCATCCTCGCGGTGGCGAACGTCGTCCCCGAGCGCGCCGACGAAATCGCCGAACTCCACACCGCCGGCAAGGACGAGGCGGCGCGCGACGTGAACCGCCGCATCCTCGACCTCAACCACGCGGTCACCGCGGAGTACGGCGTTCCCGGGTTGAAAGCCGCGATGCGCTCGCGCGACCGGCCCGCCGGAACCGTCCGGTCGCCCCACCGGCCCGTCGACGACGACGCCGCGGCGGAACTCGCGGCGCTCGTCGGCGAAGCGCTGCCGTAG
- a CDS encoding Nmad3 family putative nucleotide modification protein: MTRAVAINVAANTNQPGFRGPLRADGSFVYVPIPESEPTNEPTPTYADLDFPIEIPDDLRQTPVHLDPSFAGYPCCERYTYGDPHGLKARPLLDLDADDRVYFYATLDAPADPAAWMADDWGTYVIGEFVLARDPVTGEAFEDLPERERAAFAGNAHLKRDPFDAAVLLAGSDDSRLYDTAVPLSGARGVDANRAVTEWSSDSGNGPWWRRALRYDDAAHERLREWVQRESYPPVR, translated from the coding sequence GTGACGCGGGCGGTCGCAATCAACGTCGCGGCGAACACGAACCAGCCGGGGTTCCGCGGGCCGCTGCGCGCGGACGGGTCGTTCGTCTACGTCCCGATTCCGGAGAGTGAGCCGACCAACGAGCCGACGCCGACGTATGCGGACCTCGACTTTCCCATCGAGATTCCCGACGACCTCCGCCAGACGCCGGTCCACCTCGACCCATCGTTCGCGGGGTACCCGTGCTGCGAGCGCTACACGTACGGCGACCCGCACGGCCTGAAAGCCCGCCCGCTGCTGGATCTCGACGCCGACGACCGCGTCTACTTCTACGCGACGCTCGACGCGCCAGCGGACCCAGCGGCGTGGATGGCCGACGACTGGGGGACCTACGTCATCGGCGAGTTCGTGCTCGCCCGCGACCCCGTGACGGGCGAGGCGTTCGAGGACCTGCCCGAGCGCGAACGTGCGGCGTTTGCGGGGAACGCCCACCTGAAACGCGACCCCTTCGACGCCGCCGTGCTGCTCGCTGGGTCCGACGACTCTCGACTCTACGACACCGCCGTCCCGCTGAGCGGCGCGCGCGGCGTCGACGCCAACCGCGCGGTCACCGAGTGGTCCAGCGACTCCGGGAACGGCCCGTGGTGGCGGCGGGCGCTCCGCTACGACGACGCCGCTCACGAGCGCCTCCGCGAGTGGGTGCAGCGGGAGTCGTACCCGCCGGTTCGCTGA
- a CDS encoding NAD+ synthase: MTAPDTIAPLDLRFSESELAARRDRIQSFVRETLEAAGADRCVLGLSGGIDSTTVAHLAVDELGTDAVHGLVMPGKVSSEQNMSDAERVADDLDIEYDVVEIDPVVDLLTDLYPPAEGDQLAVGNARARTRAVLNYLVANYENAVVLGTGNRTEALAGYFTKYGDGAVDCHPIGNLYKMQVRQLARDLGVEEDLVTKTPTAELWADQTDEAELGVDYDTIDAVLALHVDGNVPAGATADHLGIPDGAVETVRGLYERSKHKRAVPPTP, translated from the coding sequence ATGACTGCGCCAGACACGATTGCGCCGCTGGACTTGCGCTTCTCCGAATCGGAGTTGGCCGCGCGCCGCGACCGCATCCAGTCGTTCGTTCGGGAGACGCTGGAAGCCGCGGGCGCTGACCGCTGCGTGCTCGGGCTGTCGGGCGGCATCGACTCGACGACGGTCGCACACCTCGCCGTGGACGAACTCGGGACTGACGCCGTTCACGGGCTCGTGATGCCGGGCAAGGTGTCCAGCGAGCAGAACATGAGCGACGCCGAGCGCGTCGCCGACGACCTCGACATCGAGTACGACGTCGTGGAAATCGACCCCGTCGTCGACCTCCTGACGGACCTCTATCCGCCCGCGGAGGGCGACCAGCTCGCCGTCGGGAACGCGCGGGCGCGAACGCGCGCCGTGCTCAACTACCTCGTCGCCAACTACGAGAACGCCGTCGTGCTCGGCACCGGCAACCGCACGGAAGCGCTGGCGGGCTACTTCACGAAGTACGGCGACGGCGCGGTCGACTGTCACCCCATCGGGAACCTCTACAAGATGCAGGTGCGCCAGCTCGCGCGCGACCTCGGCGTCGAGGAGGACCTCGTGACGAAGACGCCGACCGCGGAATTGTGGGCCGACCAGACGGACGAGGCGGAACTCGGCGTCGACTACGACACCATCGACGCGGTGCTGGCGCTCCACGTCGACGGGAACGTCCCGGCGGGCGCGACGGCCGACCACCTCGGGATTCCGGACGGCGCCGTGGAGACGGTGCGCGGGCTCTACGAGCGTAGCAAGCACAAGCGCGCGGTGCCGCCGACGCCCTAA
- a CDS encoding DUF7501 family protein, translating to MATKNPSTDAHESDAYESDPHECPFCGEYVASPGKGFMLHVEENPECDADFDAWRDRVANDVPGGWAG from the coding sequence ATGGCAACGAAGAACCCGAGCACCGACGCACACGAATCAGACGCGTACGAATCGGACCCCCACGAGTGCCCGTTCTGCGGGGAATACGTCGCCTCGCCGGGGAAGGGGTTCATGCTGCACGTCGAGGAGAATCCCGAGTGTGACGCGGACTTCGACGCGTGGCGCGATCGCGTCGCCAACGACGTCCCCGGCGGGTGGGCGGGGTAG
- a CDS encoding DUF7384 family protein: protein MSDVSPARVAADADVLAADLFVDGDARAALDHVRSHSWADLVASEPLLDDAETVIAALGDPALATDWRERIEAEATLVSHPEGDQPALGAAHAGDAAHVLTYDETLRSARTGMELKGRVDVSVKAPDAFARLFDPEKLYPTVVGGDYPGPDRDPRE from the coding sequence ATGAGTGACGTGAGCCCCGCTCGGGTCGCCGCGGACGCCGACGTGCTCGCTGCCGACCTCTTCGTAGACGGCGACGCGCGCGCCGCCCTCGACCACGTGCGCTCGCATTCGTGGGCCGACCTCGTCGCCAGCGAGCCGCTGCTCGACGACGCCGAAACCGTGATTGCGGCGCTCGGCGACCCCGCCCTCGCCACGGACTGGCGCGAACGCATCGAGGCCGAGGCGACACTCGTGAGCCACCCCGAGGGCGACCAGCCCGCGCTCGGTGCCGCGCACGCCGGCGACGCCGCGCACGTCCTCACGTACGACGAGACGCTGCGCTCGGCGCGCACCGGCATGGAACTGAAAGGGCGCGTGGACGTCAGCGTGAAGGCGCCGGACGCGTTCGCGCGGCTGTTCGACCCGGAGAAGCTGTACCCAACAGTCGTCGGCGGCGACTACCCCGGCCCGGACCGCGACCCGCGCGAGTAG
- a CDS encoding aldo/keto reductase yields the protein MTPPTKTLPSGDELPAIGVGTWDIGGDTVRDAVRAGLDAGYTHVDTAEGYGNEAEIGDALAEYDRDDVFLTSKVLAKHLDYESVIESCEATLDRLGTDYLDLYLVHWPNPAISLRETMNAMATLHEQGKVRNVGVSNFSAYQLSCAHHVSDAPIAVNQIEYHPWNTQDDVVDYCRETDTVVEAAAPLARTEVFADDTIQAVAEKYERSPAEVVLRWAVENDVVPLPKSSTPEHVRANLDVFDWELDDEDHARIDDIDHHQPVYDFPARDWTGDTYGISE from the coding sequence ATGACACCACCGACGAAGACGCTCCCGAGTGGCGACGAACTCCCCGCAATCGGCGTCGGCACGTGGGACATCGGCGGCGACACCGTCCGCGACGCCGTGCGTGCCGGCCTCGACGCCGGCTACACGCACGTCGACACCGCCGAAGGCTACGGCAACGAAGCCGAAATCGGGGACGCACTCGCGGAGTACGACCGCGACGACGTTTTCCTCACCTCGAAAGTCCTCGCGAAACACCTCGACTACGAGTCCGTCATCGAATCCTGCGAGGCGACGCTGGACCGCCTCGGCACCGACTACCTCGACCTCTACCTCGTGCACTGGCCCAACCCCGCCATCTCGCTGCGGGAGACGATGAATGCGATGGCGACGCTGCACGAGCAGGGCAAGGTTCGGAACGTCGGCGTCTCGAACTTCAGCGCCTACCAGCTCAGTTGCGCCCACCACGTCAGCGACGCCCCCATCGCCGTCAACCAAATCGAGTACCACCCCTGGAACACCCAGGACGACGTCGTCGACTACTGCCGGGAAACCGACACCGTCGTCGAAGCCGCCGCACCCCTGGCGCGCACCGAAGTCTTCGCCGACGACACGATTCAGGCAGTCGCGGAGAAGTACGAGCGCTCGCCCGCGGAGGTCGTGCTCCGGTGGGCCGTCGAGAACGACGTCGTCCCGCTCCCCAAGTCCTCGACGCCCGAGCACGTCCGCGCGAACCTCGACGTCTTCGACTGGGAACTCGACGACGAAGACCACGCCCGCATCGACGACATCGACCACCACCAGCCCGTCTACGACTTCCCCGCACGCGACTGGACCGGCGACACGTACGGCATCTCCGAGTAG